A region of Massilia sp. WG5 DNA encodes the following proteins:
- a CDS encoding CaiB/BaiF CoA-transferase family protein, with translation MSGALSHIRVLDLTRVLAGPWACQMLADLGAEVIKIERPGSGDDTRAWGPPYLKDQEGQDTRESAYFLSTNRGKKSVTLDISTPEGQAIVRKLAMESDVFIENYKVGDMARYGLSYDDLKALNPGLIYCSVTGFGQDGPMSGFAGYDFIIQGMGGLMSITGERDDLPGGGPQKLGVAFSDLMTGMYSSVAILAALEHRRQTGQGQYIDMALLDVQVAAMANMNMNYLVSGKVPKRQGNAHANIVPYQVFRTADGHMVLAVGNDRQFAKFCAIARCPQLATDERFATNNNRVRNREILVPMLQEVLLGRSTTDWVAPLEAAGVPAGPINDIAQTFEHPQVRHRKMKLDLPHPLAGTVPSVANPIKFSETPIEYKSAPPLLGQHTQDILSTLGGLSDAEIAALKDKGIA, from the coding sequence ATGTCTGGAGCACTGTCACACATCCGCGTCCTGGACCTGACGCGCGTCCTCGCCGGCCCCTGGGCCTGCCAGATGCTGGCCGACCTCGGCGCCGAGGTGATCAAGATCGAACGCCCCGGCAGCGGCGACGACACCCGCGCCTGGGGCCCGCCCTACCTGAAGGACCAGGAAGGCCAGGACACCCGGGAGTCCGCCTACTTCCTCTCCACCAACCGCGGCAAGAAGTCGGTCACCCTCGACATCTCGACGCCGGAAGGACAGGCGATCGTGCGCAAGCTGGCCATGGAAAGCGATGTCTTCATCGAAAACTACAAGGTCGGCGACATGGCGCGCTACGGCCTGTCCTACGACGACCTGAAGGCGCTGAACCCGGGCCTGATCTACTGCTCGGTCACCGGCTTCGGCCAGGACGGCCCGATGTCGGGCTTTGCCGGCTACGACTTCATCATCCAGGGCATGGGCGGCCTGATGAGCATCACCGGCGAACGCGACGACCTGCCCGGCGGCGGCCCGCAGAAGCTGGGCGTCGCGTTTTCCGACCTGATGACCGGCATGTACTCCAGCGTCGCCATCCTCGCGGCGCTCGAACACCGGCGCCAGACCGGCCAGGGCCAGTACATCGACATGGCCCTGCTGGACGTGCAGGTGGCTGCGATGGCCAACATGAACATGAACTACCTGGTGTCCGGAAAAGTGCCGAAGCGGCAGGGCAACGCGCACGCCAACATCGTGCCCTACCAGGTGTTCCGCACCGCCGACGGTCACATGGTGCTGGCGGTCGGCAATGATCGCCAGTTCGCGAAGTTCTGCGCGATTGCACGCTGCCCGCAACTGGCCACCGACGAGCGCTTCGCCACCAACAACAACCGGGTGCGCAACCGCGAGATCCTGGTGCCGATGCTGCAGGAAGTACTGCTGGGCCGCTCCACCACCGACTGGGTCGCACCGCTGGAAGCCGCCGGGGTGCCGGCCGGTCCGATCAACGACATCGCCCAGACCTTCGAGCATCCGCAGGTCAGGCATCGCAAGATGAAGCTGGACCTGCCGCATCCGCTGGCCGGCACGGTGCCCTCGGTGGCGAACCCGATCAAGTTTTCGGAGACACCCATCGAGTACAAGAGCGCCCCGCCGCTGCTGGGCCAGCACACGCAGGACATCCTGTCCACCCTGGGTGGCCTGTCCGACGCCGAGATCGCGGCGCTGAAGGACAAGGGCATCGCCTGA
- a CDS encoding cystathionine beta-lyase, translated as MTKKSLQTTLIHSDYTAPQGFEAFPSAIHHASTVLFKDVASMRSGDWKDKNAYTYGLHGTPTTFTLEARLAEIEGGRHCLLAPSGLAAISMVDLALLKSGDDVLLPDNVYNPNRELGRWLSADFGITARFYDPLIGAGIRELIQPNTKLIWTEAPGSVSMEVPDLRAICAAAKEKGVLVALDNTWAAGIALRGFELGVDIVMQALTKYQSGGSDVLMGAVITRDKALNDRIALSHMRLGLGVSADDAYLVMRGLPTMKLRFESHDAAARRVAAWLKQRPEITKVLHPAFEDCPGHEYFKRDFSGAGGLFSVLFDARYTEQQTDRFVDALKLFGIGYSWGGANSLVMPYRIQGMRRNWPDAGVLVRLNIGLEDPADLIADLEQALASLG; from the coding sequence ATGACAAAAAAATCCCTCCAGACCACCCTGATCCACAGCGACTACACCGCCCCCCAGGGCTTCGAGGCCTTCCCCAGCGCCATCCACCATGCCTCGACGGTCCTGTTCAAGGACGTCGCCAGCATGCGCAGCGGCGACTGGAAGGACAAGAACGCCTACACCTACGGCCTGCACGGCACCCCGACCACCTTCACGCTCGAAGCCCGCCTGGCCGAGATCGAGGGCGGCAGGCACTGCCTGCTGGCGCCCTCCGGCCTGGCCGCGATCTCGATGGTCGACCTGGCCCTGCTGAAGTCCGGCGACGACGTCCTGCTGCCGGATAACGTCTACAACCCGAACCGCGAACTGGGGCGCTGGCTGTCCGCCGACTTCGGCATCACCGCGCGCTTCTACGACCCGCTGATCGGCGCCGGCATCCGCGAGCTGATCCAGCCGAACACGAAGCTGATCTGGACCGAGGCGCCGGGATCGGTGTCGATGGAAGTGCCGGACCTGCGCGCGATCTGCGCGGCGGCGAAGGAGAAGGGCGTGCTGGTCGCGCTCGACAACACCTGGGCGGCCGGCATCGCCCTGCGCGGTTTCGAGCTCGGCGTCGACATCGTCATGCAGGCCCTGACCAAGTACCAGTCGGGCGGCTCGGACGTGCTGATGGGCGCCGTGATCACCCGCGACAAGGCCCTCAATGACCGCATCGCGCTGTCCCACATGCGCCTGGGACTCGGCGTCAGCGCCGATGACGCCTACCTGGTGATGCGTGGGCTGCCGACCATGAAGCTGCGCTTCGAGTCCCACGACGCAGCCGCACGCAGGGTCGCGGCCTGGCTGAAGCAGCGCCCGGAAATCACGAAAGTGCTGCACCCGGCATTCGAGGATTGCCCCGGCCACGAATACTTCAAGCGCGACTTCAGCGGCGCCGGCGGCCTGTTCTCGGTGCTGTTCGACGCCCGCTATACCGAGCAGCAGACCGATCGCTTTGTCGATGCCCTGAAGCTGTTCGGCATCGGCTACAGCTGGGGCGGCGCGAACAGCCTGGTGATGCCGTACCGGATCCAGGGCATGCGCCGCAACTGGCCCGACGCCGGCGTGCTGGTGCGCCTGAACATCGGCCTCGAAGACCCGGCCGACCTCATCGCCGACCTGGAGCAGGCCCTCGCAAGCCTGGGTTGA
- a CDS encoding 3-oxoadipyl-CoA thiolase translates to MLDAYIYAGLRTPFGRLAGALAPARPDDLVASVIRKLLADSSFDAAQVEDVILGCAGQAGEDSRNIARHAVLLSGLPHTVPGQTVNRLCSSGLAAVLDAARAISSGEGELYVAGGVESMSRAPFVVAKSESAFGREFKVFDSALGARFPNPRITREFGGDTMPETADNVARDLGLGREDSDRFAALSQARYAAALADGFFAGEIMPVEVPTGKKTPPRLVSEDEQPRPESTVDTLARLKALQEGGVVTAGNSSSLNDGAAALLIGSRAAGERAGVRPMARILAGAAVGVEPRVMGLGPAYAIPKALARAGLSLADMDLIEINEAFAAQVLGCLKLLDVAFDDPRVNPNGGAIAVGHPLGASGARLALSAARELERRNGRYAVISLCIGVGQGLAVVIERT, encoded by the coding sequence ATGCTCGACGCTTACATCTACGCCGGCCTGCGCACGCCCTTCGGCCGCCTTGCCGGCGCCCTCGCCCCGGCCCGCCCGGACGACCTGGTGGCCTCCGTCATCCGCAAGCTGCTTGCCGACTCGTCCTTCGACGCCGCCCAGGTCGAGGACGTGATCCTCGGCTGCGCCGGCCAGGCCGGCGAGGACAGCCGCAACATCGCGCGCCATGCCGTGCTGCTGTCCGGCCTGCCGCACACGGTTCCCGGCCAGACCGTCAACCGCCTCTGCTCCAGCGGCCTGGCCGCGGTGCTCGACGCCGCCCGCGCCATCAGCAGCGGCGAAGGCGAGCTGTATGTCGCCGGCGGCGTCGAGAGCATGAGCCGCGCACCCTTCGTGGTGGCCAAGAGCGAATCCGCTTTCGGCCGCGAGTTCAAGGTGTTCGACTCCGCCCTCGGCGCGCGCTTCCCGAACCCGCGCATCACCCGGGAGTTCGGCGGCGATACCATGCCGGAAACGGCGGACAACGTGGCGCGCGACCTCGGCCTCGGCCGGGAAGACAGCGACCGCTTCGCCGCCCTCTCGCAGGCACGCTACGCCGCCGCCCTGGCGGATGGCTTCTTCGCCGGCGAGATCATGCCGGTCGAGGTCCCGACCGGGAAGAAGACGCCGCCGCGCCTCGTGTCCGAGGACGAGCAGCCGCGTCCGGAATCGACGGTCGACACGCTGGCCAGGCTGAAGGCACTGCAGGAAGGCGGCGTGGTCACGGCCGGCAACTCCTCCAGCCTGAACGACGGCGCTGCCGCACTCCTCATCGGCAGCCGCGCGGCCGGCGAGCGGGCCGGGGTCAGGCCGATGGCCCGCATCCTGGCCGGGGCCGCCGTCGGCGTCGAGCCGCGCGTGATGGGCCTTGGCCCGGCGTACGCGATCCCGAAGGCTTTGGCGCGCGCCGGCCTGAGCCTGGCCGACATGGACCTCATCGAGATCAACGAAGCCTTCGCAGCCCAGGTGCTCGGCTGCCTGAAACTGCTGGATGTAGCCTTCGACGACCCGCGTGTGAATCCGAACGGCGGCGCGATCGCCGTAGGCCACCCGCTCGGCGCATCCGGGGCCCGCCTGGCCCTGAGCGCCGCCCGCGAACTGGAACGCCGCAATGGCCGCTACGCCGTCATCAGCCTGTGCATCGGCGTCGGCCAGGGCCTGGCCGTCGTCATCGAACGCACCTGA
- the phaR gene encoding polyhydroxyalkanoate synthesis repressor PhaR has product MSSGKKSSERLIKKYPNRRLYDTQTSSYITLSDVKQLVLDADEFTVVDAKTNEDLTRSILLQIILEEEAHGAPMFSSAVLSQIIRYYGHAMQGMMGSYLEKNVQAFTDIQNKFVGSATGALEGKPFSTEMWTQFMNIQGPMMQGMMNNYIDQSKNLFLQMQEQMQSQSKAMFGTFPFGVVPTDKK; this is encoded by the coding sequence ATGAGCAGTGGAAAAAAGAGTAGCGAACGCCTGATCAAGAAGTACCCGAACCGCCGGCTGTACGACACCCAGACCAGCTCCTACATCACCCTTTCCGACGTCAAGCAGCTCGTGCTGGACGCCGACGAGTTCACGGTGGTCGACGCCAAGACCAACGAAGACCTGACCCGCAGCATCCTCCTGCAGATCATCCTGGAAGAAGAGGCGCACGGCGCGCCGATGTTCTCCAGCGCAGTGTTGTCACAGATCATCCGCTACTATGGCCATGCGATGCAGGGCATGATGGGCTCCTACCTGGAAAAGAACGTCCAGGCCTTCACCGACATCCAGAACAAGTTCGTCGGCTCCGCTACCGGCGCCCTGGAGGGCAAGCCATTCTCGACCGAGATGTGGACCCAGTTCATGAACATCCAGGGTCCGATGATGCAGGGCATGATGAACAACTACATCGACCAGAGCAAGAACCTGTTCCTGCAGATGCAGGAGCAGATGCAAAGCCAGAGCAAGGCGATGTTCGGGACCTTCCCGTTCGGGGTCGTGCCGACCGACAAGAAGTAA
- the pgeF gene encoding peptidoglycan editing factor PgeF, translating to MAGLQPAQLVLPAWPDLPANVKALATTRLGGVSAAPFDDGKGGGGLNLGLHVKDDPEAVHANRARLQALLPGRPAWISQVHGTGVVDASLVWADAPVQVGDASTALQPGVVCAILTADCLPVLFADIDGKVVGAAHAGWRGLAAGVLANTVAAMRAQGAGEITAWLGPAIGPQAFEVGTDVLEAFRRALPEGEAEAGFRPFPGREGKFLADMNWLARRLLANDGITRVHGGDRCTFTERERFYSYRRDGAGSGRQASLIWRV from the coding sequence ATGGCCGGACTCCAGCCCGCCCAGCTGGTCCTGCCCGCCTGGCCTGACCTGCCCGCCAACGTCAAGGCGCTGGCCACCACCCGCCTCGGCGGCGTCAGTGCCGCGCCCTTCGACGACGGCAAGGGCGGCGGCGGCCTGAATCTCGGCCTGCACGTGAAGGACGACCCGGAGGCCGTGCACGCCAACCGTGCGCGCCTCCAGGCCCTGCTGCCTGGACGTCCGGCCTGGATCTCGCAGGTCCACGGCACCGGCGTGGTCGACGCCAGCCTGGTCTGGGCGGACGCGCCGGTGCAGGTGGGCGACGCCAGCACCGCGCTGCAGCCGGGCGTCGTGTGCGCCATCCTGACCGCCGATTGCCTGCCGGTGCTGTTCGCGGACATCGACGGCAAGGTGGTCGGCGCCGCCCATGCGGGCTGGCGCGGACTGGCGGCCGGCGTACTGGCGAACACCGTCGCGGCGATGCGCGCGCAGGGAGCAGGGGAGATCACGGCCTGGCTCGGGCCGGCGATCGGTCCGCAAGCCTTCGAGGTCGGGACGGACGTGCTGGAAGCGTTCCGCCGCGCGCTGCCCGAAGGCGAGGCCGAGGCAGGCTTTCGGCCTTTTCCTGGACGCGAAGGCAAATTTCTGGCCGACATGAACTGGCTGGCGCGCCGGCTGCTGGCGAACGACGGCATCACCCGCGTGCACGGCGGCGACCGCTGCACCTTCACCGAGCGCGAGCGTTTCTATTCGTATCGCCGGGACGGCGCGGGTAGCGGTCGCCAGGCCAGCTTGATTTGGCGGGTTTGA
- a CDS encoding electron transfer flavoprotein subunit alpha/FixB family protein — MVALVIAEHDNASLKAVTLNTVTAASQCGAVSGGEVHILVAGAGCGAVAEAAAKVAGVSKVLVADAPQFADGLAENVAEQILAVAAPYSHILAPASAFGKNVLPRVAAKLDVAQISEITRVDAPDTFERPIYAGNAIATVQSGDKVKVITVRGTGFDAAAAEGGSAAVESVAAVADSGKSSFVGRELAKSDRPELTGARIVVSGGRGMGSGDNFKILEPLADKLGAAMGASRAAVDAGYVPNDWQVGQTGKIVAPTLYIAVGISGAIQHLAGMKDSKTIVAINKDPEAPIFSVADYGLVGDLFDVVPALVKELG; from the coding sequence ATGGTCGCACTCGTTATTGCTGAACACGACAACGCCTCGCTGAAGGCCGTCACCCTGAACACCGTCACCGCCGCTTCGCAATGCGGTGCGGTATCCGGTGGCGAAGTCCACATCCTGGTCGCCGGCGCCGGCTGCGGCGCCGTCGCGGAAGCGGCCGCCAAGGTCGCGGGCGTCTCGAAAGTGCTGGTCGCCGACGCGCCGCAGTTCGCCGATGGCCTGGCCGAGAACGTCGCCGAGCAGATCCTGGCGGTCGCCGCCCCGTACTCGCACATCCTGGCCCCGGCTTCGGCCTTCGGCAAGAACGTGCTGCCGCGCGTGGCCGCCAAGCTGGACGTGGCCCAGATCTCGGAAATCACCAGGGTCGATGCGCCGGACACCTTCGAGCGTCCGATCTACGCGGGTAACGCCATCGCCACCGTGCAGTCGGGCGACAAGGTCAAGGTCATCACCGTGCGCGGCACCGGTTTCGATGCCGCGGCTGCCGAAGGCGGTTCCGCTGCGGTCGAGAGCGTGGCGGCCGTCGCCGATTCGGGCAAGTCGAGCTTCGTGGGCCGCGAGCTGGCCAAGTCGGACCGTCCGGAACTGACCGGCGCCAGGATCGTCGTCTCCGGCGGCCGCGGCATGGGCTCGGGCGACAACTTCAAGATCCTGGAGCCGCTGGCCGACAAGCTGGGCGCCGCCATGGGCGCCTCGCGCGCGGCAGTCGACGCCGGCTACGTGCCGAACGATTGGCAGGTCGGCCAGACCGGCAAGATCGTCGCCCCGACCCTGTACATCGCGGTCGGCATCTCGGGCGCGATCCAGCACCTGGCCGGCATGAAGGACTCGAAGACCATCGTCGCCATCAACAAGGATCCGGAAGCGCCGATCTTCTCGGTGGCCGACTACGGCCTGGTCGGCGACCTGTTCGACGTCGTGCCGGCGCTGGTGAAAGAGCTGGGCTGA
- a CDS encoding electron transfer flavoprotein subunit beta/FixA family protein has product MKVLVPVKRVVDYNVKVRVKLDGSGVDIANVKMSMNPFDEIALEEATRLKEAGKVTEIVAVTCGVTQAQETLRTGMAIGADRGILVETGAEIEPLGVAKVLKALADKEQPQLIILGKQAIDDDSNQTGQMLAALLGWPQATFASKVVLEDGKVTVTREVDGGLETVALSLPAIVTTDLRLNEPRYVTLPNIMKAKKKPLETIKPEELGVDVTPRLKTLEVSEPAKRSAGIIVPDVATLVSKLRLEAKVI; this is encoded by the coding sequence ATGAAAGTCCTGGTACCCGTCAAACGCGTGGTCGACTACAACGTCAAGGTCCGCGTCAAGCTAGATGGCAGCGGCGTCGATATCGCCAACGTCAAAATGTCGATGAACCCGTTCGATGAGATCGCGCTGGAAGAGGCCACCCGCCTGAAGGAAGCCGGCAAGGTTACCGAGATCGTGGCCGTGACCTGCGGCGTGACCCAGGCCCAGGAAACCCTGCGTACCGGCATGGCGATCGGCGCCGACCGCGGCATCCTGGTCGAGACCGGCGCCGAAATCGAGCCGCTGGGTGTGGCCAAGGTACTGAAGGCCCTGGCCGACAAGGAGCAGCCGCAGCTGATCATCCTGGGCAAGCAGGCGATCGACGACGATTCGAACCAGACCGGCCAGATGCTGGCTGCCCTGCTGGGCTGGCCGCAGGCGACCTTCGCCTCGAAGGTCGTGCTGGAAGACGGCAAGGTCACCGTGACCCGCGAAGTGGACGGCGGCCTGGAAACCGTGGCCCTGAGCCTGCCGGCCATCGTCACCACCGACCTGCGCCTGAACGAGCCGCGCTACGTGACGCTGCCGAACATCATGAAGGCCAAGAAGAAGCCGCTCGAGACCATCAAGCCGGAAGAGCTGGGTGTGGACGTGACCCCGCGCCTGAAGACGCTGGAAGTGTCGGAACCGGCCAAGCGTTCGGCCGGCATCATCGTGCCGGACGTGGCGACCCTGGTGTCGAAGCTGCGCCTTGAGGCCAAAGTCATCTAA
- the phaC gene encoding class I poly(R)-hydroxyalkanoic acid synthase encodes MNTPEATVQPGAAWMSQFSDPSVWQSLMKFPDPSAFGGGMAQQAAPVMRMLGDFGAGLPQARLEALRNDYLQKAMRLWQDLMSGKTPDIKDRRFSAPEWTANPMSAFSAASYLLNAEFLMAMAEAVEAPTRDKHKIRFAVQQIVDALSPANFLATNPEAQQKMIETKGESLTKGLQNMLADMQKGRISQSDESAFEVGRNVGVTPGTVVFENELFQLIQYTPTTPTVHEVPLLMVPPCINKFYILDLQPENSLVRYLVDQGNTVFMMSWRNPDQSMGGKTWDDFVEQGAIQALNVARDISGKDKVNVFGFCVGGTIAATALAVEAGRGRQPAASLSLFTTLLDFSDNGVLDVFVDETQVAHREQALAKGGLMPGRDLATTFSSLRPNDLVWNYVQQNYLKGKNPPAFDLLYWNADSTNLPGPMFCWYLRNTYLENKLKVPGALTVAGVPVDLGKIDCPVFLYGSKEDHIVPWEAAFASMNLLNPKKAKQNRYVLGASGHIAGVINPASKGKRSYWVNQANGRTRAKTPEEWFAGASEVKGSWWPEWAKFLVENGGEEVAPPAQPGNERYRAIEPAPGRYVKARAD; translated from the coding sequence ATGAATACGCCCGAAGCTACCGTGCAGCCTGGCGCTGCCTGGATGTCGCAGTTTTCCGATCCCTCCGTTTGGCAGTCCTTGATGAAATTCCCGGATCCGTCGGCCTTCGGAGGCGGCATGGCCCAGCAGGCGGCGCCGGTGATGCGCATGCTGGGCGATTTCGGGGCCGGCCTGCCGCAGGCCAGACTGGAAGCGCTGCGCAACGACTACCTGCAGAAGGCGATGCGCCTGTGGCAGGACCTGATGAGCGGCAAGACCCCCGACATCAAGGACCGGCGCTTCTCGGCGCCCGAGTGGACGGCGAATCCGATGTCGGCCTTCAGCGCCGCATCCTACCTGCTGAACGCCGAATTCCTGATGGCGATGGCGGAAGCCGTCGAGGCGCCGACCCGCGACAAGCACAAGATCCGCTTCGCCGTGCAGCAGATCGTCGACGCGCTGTCGCCGGCCAACTTCCTGGCGACGAATCCGGAAGCCCAGCAAAAGATGATCGAGACCAAGGGCGAGAGCCTGACCAAGGGTCTGCAGAACATGCTGGCCGACATGCAGAAGGGCCGCATCTCGCAATCCGACGAGTCGGCCTTCGAGGTCGGCCGCAACGTCGGCGTGACGCCGGGCACGGTCGTGTTCGAGAACGAACTGTTCCAGCTGATCCAGTACACCCCGACGACCCCGACCGTGCACGAGGTGCCGCTGTTGATGGTGCCGCCGTGCATCAACAAGTTCTACATCCTCGACCTGCAGCCGGAAAACTCGCTGGTCCGTTACCTGGTAGACCAGGGCAATACGGTCTTCATGATGTCCTGGCGTAATCCGGACCAGTCGATGGGCGGCAAGACCTGGGACGACTTCGTCGAGCAGGGCGCGATCCAGGCCCTGAACGTGGCCCGCGACATTTCCGGCAAGGACAAGGTGAATGTGTTCGGCTTCTGCGTCGGCGGCACCATCGCCGCCACCGCGCTGGCGGTGGAAGCGGGACGCGGCCGCCAGCCGGCGGCCAGCCTGTCGCTGTTCACGACCCTGCTCGACTTTTCCGACAATGGCGTGCTCGACGTCTTCGTCGACGAAACCCAGGTCGCGCATCGCGAGCAGGCGCTGGCGAAGGGCGGCCTGATGCCTGGACGCGACCTGGCGACGACCTTCTCCTCGCTGCGGCCGAACGACCTGGTGTGGAATTATGTCCAGCAGAACTACCTGAAAGGCAAGAATCCGCCGGCCTTCGACCTGCTGTACTGGAATGCCGACAGCACCAACCTGCCGGGGCCGATGTTCTGCTGGTACCTGCGCAACACCTATCTGGAAAACAAGCTGAAGGTGCCGGGTGCGCTGACGGTGGCCGGCGTGCCCGTCGACCTCGGCAAGATCGACTGCCCGGTCTTCCTCTACGGCTCGAAGGAAGACCATATCGTGCCGTGGGAAGCGGCGTTCGCCTCGATGAACCTGCTGAATCCGAAGAAGGCGAAGCAGAACCGCTACGTGCTGGGCGCCTCGGGCCACATCGCCGGCGTGATCAATCCGGCCTCGAAGGGCAAGCGCAGCTACTGGGTCAACCAGGCGAATGGCCGCACCCGCGCGAAGACGCCGGAAGAATGGTTCGCGGGCGCGAGCGAGGTCAAGGGCAGCTGGTGGCCGGAATGGGCAAAATTCCTGGTCGAGAATGGCGGCGAGGAAGTGGCGCCGCCGGCCCAGCCGGGCAACGAGCGCTACCGCGCGATCGAGCCGGCGCCGGGCCGCTACGTCAAGGCGCGCGCCGACTGA
- the rimO gene encoding 30S ribosomal protein S12 methylthiotransferase RimO yields MPELRRHPLPASQDSAVAVADAPAQNEVVIPPAPVTAGAAPKVGFVSLGCPKALVDSEQILTQLRAEGYETANSYAGADLVIVNTCGFIDAAVQESLDAIGEALAENGKVIVTGCLGAKKDAAGDDIITKVHPKVLAVTGPHAVTEVMESVHLHLPKPHDPFIDLVPDHGVKLTPKHYAYLKISEGCNHRCSFCIIPSMRGDLVSRPIHEVLQEAENLFKAGVKELLVISQDTSAYGVDVKFRTGFWNGRPIKTHMTQLAEALGEMAKQYGAWVRMHYVYPYPHVDQVIPLMGENLVPYLDIPLQHAHPDVLKRMKRPASGEKNLDRILAWRKMNPDLVIRSTFIAGFPGETEEEFEYLLDFLREAQIDRLGCFAYSPVEGATANELADPVPEAVREERRARVMLLQEEISLKRMQAKVGKRIRVLVDEVGPREAIGRSAADAPEIDGVVHIKRALQPGKAKPAVGEFIEVIVTKADAHDLWATVA; encoded by the coding sequence ATGCCTGAACTCCGCCGTCATCCGCTTCCTGCCTCCCAAGATTCCGCTGTCGCCGTCGCCGATGCGCCGGCCCAGAACGAGGTCGTGATTCCGCCCGCCCCGGTAACGGCCGGCGCCGCGCCCAAGGTCGGCTTCGTCTCGCTCGGCTGCCCGAAGGCGCTGGTCGACTCCGAACAGATCCTGACCCAGCTGCGCGCCGAAGGTTACGAGACCGCCAATTCCTACGCCGGCGCCGACCTCGTGATCGTCAACACCTGCGGCTTCATCGACGCCGCCGTGCAGGAATCGCTGGACGCGATCGGCGAAGCGCTGGCCGAGAACGGCAAGGTCATCGTGACCGGCTGCCTCGGCGCCAAGAAGGATGCGGCGGGCGACGACATCATCACCAAGGTGCACCCGAAGGTGCTGGCCGTGACCGGTCCGCACGCCGTCACCGAAGTCATGGAGTCGGTCCACCTGCACCTGCCGAAGCCGCACGACCCCTTCATCGACCTGGTGCCGGACCACGGCGTCAAGCTGACCCCGAAGCACTACGCCTACCTGAAGATCTCGGAAGGCTGCAACCACCGCTGCAGCTTCTGCATCATTCCGTCGATGCGCGGCGACCTGGTCTCGCGCCCGATCCACGAGGTGCTGCAGGAAGCCGAGAACCTGTTCAAGGCCGGCGTGAAGGAACTGCTGGTGATTTCGCAGGACACCAGCGCCTACGGCGTGGATGTCAAGTTCCGCACCGGCTTCTGGAACGGCCGTCCGATCAAGACCCACATGACCCAGCTGGCCGAGGCCCTGGGCGAGATGGCGAAGCAGTACGGCGCCTGGGTGCGCATGCACTACGTCTACCCATATCCGCACGTCGACCAGGTGATCCCGCTGATGGGCGAAAACCTCGTGCCTTACCTCGACATCCCGCTGCAGCACGCGCACCCGGACGTCCTGAAGCGCATGAAGCGGCCGGCCAGCGGCGAGAAGAACCTCGACCGCATCCTGGCTTGGCGCAAGATGAACCCGGACCTCGTGATCCGCTCGACCTTCATCGCCGGCTTCCCCGGCGAGACCGAAGAGGAATTCGAATACCTGCTGGACTTCCTGCGCGAGGCGCAGATCGACCGCCTGGGCTGCTTCGCCTACTCGCCGGTCGAAGGCGCGACGGCGAACGAGCTGGCCGACCCGGTGCCGGAAGCCGTGCGCGAGGAACGCCGCGCGCGCGTGATGCTGCTGCAGGAAGAGATCTCGCTGAAGCGCATGCAGGCCAAGGTCGGGAAACGGATCCGCGTGCTGGTCGACGAGGTCGGACCGCGCGAAGCGATCGGTCGCTCGGCCGCGGATGCGCCGGAGATCGACGGCGTGGTCCACATCAAGCGCGCGCTCCAGCCGGGCAAGGCCAAGCCGGCGGTGGGCGAGTTCATCGAGGTGATCGTCACCAAGGCGGATGCGCACGACCTGTGGGCGACCGTGGCTTGA